The Nycticebus coucang isolate mNycCou1 chromosome 10, mNycCou1.pri, whole genome shotgun sequence sequence gctgtgagctgtgacagcacagcacaccgaggttgataaagtgagactctgtctctaaaaaaaaaaaagaatttaccaaAGTCACAGAatagggcagcacccatagctcagtgggtagggcaccagccacatacattgagacaggcgggtttgaacctagcccaggcctgctaaacaacaatgacaactgcaacacaaaaatagctgggcattgtggtgggcacctatactcccagctacttgggaggctgaggcaagagaattgcttaagcccaagagtttgaagttgctgtgagctgtgacaccatagcactctaccaagggcaacatagtgagactctgcctcaaaaataaataaataaatgaagtcgTGGAATATTAGGTCAGTGTATAGAAATCAATTTATTCACATCCGTACtaggaacaaacagaaaatgaaattttaaaatgatgccaCCAAAATAGTATCAAAACTAATACACAGGAATAAATCAAACTTActattaatatatgcaagtcttcTCTGTAAACCATAAGACATCTTGAGATAAATTTTTAAAGCCCTAAATCatcgattctcaacctgtggatcgtgacccctttggggttTAAACAACcatttcacaggggtcacctaaatgcatcctgcatatcagatatttacattgcgattcataacagtagcaaaattacagttattaagtagtaacaaaagtaattttatggttgggggtcaccacaacatgaggaactgtattaaagggtcgcggcattagaaaggttgagaacaactgcccTAAATAAAGAACAATATCACTTTTATGGATTGTGTTGGGATATATACCAACTTATGTCCCAATGGTTGAGGCCCTGCAgtgacaataattttttaaaaaaatttttatttatgtatttatttttgagacagagtgctatggtgttgccctaggtagagtgctatggtgtcatagctcattttgttgcccacagtagagtgctatggtgccatagctcatagtagcctcaaactcttgggctcaagggattctcttgcctcaggctcccaagtagctgggactatagatgcccaccatattgcctggcttttttttttttttctttaaagacaaggtctcgggcggcgcctgtggctcagttggtaaggcgccggccccatatactgagggttgagggttcaaacccggccccggctgaactgcaaccaaaaaatagccaggcgttgtggcaggcgcctatagtcccagctactcgggaggctgaggcaagagaatcgcttaagcccaggagttggaggttgctgtgagctgtatgatgccatggcactctaccaagggccataaagtgaaactctgtctctacaaaaaaaataataataaactaaaataaaaaataaaactctttactttaaaaaaaaaataaatagggcggtgcctgtggctcagtcggtaaggcgccggccccatataccgagggtggcgggttcaaacccagccccggccaaactgcaaccaaaaaatagccgggccttgtggtgggtgcctgtagtcccagctgctcgggaggctgaggcaagagaatcgcttaagcccaggagttggaggttgctgtgagctgtgtgaggctacggcaccctacagagggccataaagtgagactctgtctctacaaaaaaaataaataaataaataaataaaaattaaaataaataaataaataaataaagacagggtctcactcttgctcaggctggtcttgaactcctgagctcaagcatccacctgccttggcttcccagaatgctaggattactggcgtcAGCCATCTTGCCAGCCAAAAGGGACAATAGATAAACAGGGGAAAAGACAAGGCTTTAAACATGTCGGTAAGAGCATCCTGTATTGAGTACCTCAGCGAATAGCTAGAAGTAAAGGTTTATATACCAACTTAACAAAGCCAgagagatgggcggcgcctgtggctcaaggagtagggcgccggtcccatatgccggaggtggcgggttcaagcctagccccggccaaaaaacaaaaaaacaaaacaaacaaacaaacaaacaaaaaaacaaagccagagaggttgggcggcacctgtggctcagtaagtagggcgctggccccatataccgatggtggcaggtccaaacccagccccggccaaactgcaacaacaacaaaaaaatagccgggcgttgtggcgggcgcctgtagtcccagctgctctggaggctgaggcaagagaatcgcgtaagcccaagagttagaggttgctgtgagccgtgtgacgccacggcactctaccccagggcggtacagtgagactctgtctctacaaaaaaaaaaaaaaagggtggcgcctgtggctcaaggagtagggcgctggtcccatatgctggaggtggtgggttcaaacccagccccggccaaaaaaaaaaaggcagagaagttATAGCTTCACTGGAAAGTATGCATGGAAGTTATAGCTTCACTGGAAAAGTATGCATGGTTCTACTCGTGTTTTGGGCAGGGgcgttttgagacaagagtctcactttgttacccttggtagagtgctgtggtgtcattatctcacagcaacctcgaactcctgggcttaagtgattctcttgccttagcctcccaagtagctgggactataggcacccactacaatatcccactattttcagagatgaggtcttactctggctcaggctgttctcgagtctgtgagctcaggcgatccatctgccttggcctcccaagtgctgggattacaggcatgagccacctcacccagctgttttttggtttgtttgggttttttttccttaatgttaACAAATATAGATAATCTGTCTTCCTGAAATTTGCAGAAAACTCTCTTGGAGGGAGGTTAATGGCATCTGTCTGTTCAGGAGGCTTTACTTTAGTCAGATAAGAGAGGTTTAGGGCAAACAGATTTCATGGATCCAAGGCAATTCCAGTAATAACGTCAAAAggtatgtgtgttgtgtgtgcatgtgcagatTTACAAAATGATACTAAAATTCACATGAATTGAGTCTGACTTATCTCCAGGCCACAGTCAGAGGAAATAATCTGCCTGTTGTTTAATGGTGGCTGTGATGCCTTCCTCCAGGGAGAAGCATGAAGCCTGCCTAGGACTGAGGCACTTGTTGAACCCCACTGTGAAACCATTCCCAGGATTTTCACCTTGACTCTGCCCATTCAGGACAGCCAGGAGGACTGCTCCCACCAGAGACTGGAGAAATTCACATACCTCATCAGCACTTTGCACTCAACCAGCAGAAACTTGATCTGTCCTGCCCTGGAGTGTGGACTTCTGAGTGACTTGAACTCTCTACTGGTCTCCTGGGTTGGGGCCCTTGCTGATGTTTAAATACCTGCTCTAGGGGTGTAGGGTTAATGGAAAGGATACATGTCTGCAAAACAAAATGTCTCctgatcatttaaaaatgaactagaggctcagcgccttgtaactcaagtggctagggctccagccacatacaccagaactggtgggttcaaatccagcccagggcctccaaacaacaatgacaactacaagcagaaaatagccagatgttgtggcaagtgcctgtagtcccagctacttggaaggccgaggcaagagaatcccttaagcccaagagttggaggttgctgtgagctgtgatgccacagcactctacccagagcaacagtttcagactgtgtctcaaaaaattttttaattaattaattaattaaaattaattaaaaaattaattagacACTCTATATGAAAGActatgaaaggggaaaaaaagaagttatgaaAGGAAAACttaggggcagctcctgtggctcaaggagtagggtgccgtccccatataccggaggtggtgggttcaaacctggccccagccaaaaactgcaaccaaaaaaaaaaaaaaagaaaggaaaagttaggccaagtgtggtgcctcacacctgtaatcctagcactgtggaaggccaaggtgggtggattgtctgagctcacaggttcaagagcaagcagcctgagcaagagcaagaccctctctctaaaagtagccaggtgttgttgtgggtgcctatagtcccagctacttgggaggctgaggtaagagagttgcttgagccccagagtttgaggttgctgtgagctgtgacactacaacactccactgagggcgataagtgagactgtctcaaaaaaacaaaacaaaaaaaaaaaaaagaaaggaaaagtcaatGAAAGGTTTTAGCATACATAATAAAAAAGAGTgatagaaaaataggaaaggggcaacacctgtggctcaaaggagtagggcgcccaccccatatgccggaggtggtggattcaaacccagccccggccaaaaaattaaaaaaaaaaaaaaaacagaacaggaaagaaaagtcAAGACCAAGAGACTCTAGGGATCAGTGGATGGAGGTGTTCCAGACTGGGAACTATTCCAGAGAAAATGGAGAGGAGGAAATAGATAAGACATACAAAATCAAGAGGTCCCCTAGATCACTCTCAGTTTGGATAATTTGCTAGAAGTACTCACAAACCTCATTGAAATCAGTATACTCACAGGTGTAGTTCATTAAATTGACAGGAAACATTAAAATCAGCCCAGGGAAGAGGTATGTGAGACAGAGTCCAGTAGAGTTCCAAGTGCCAACTTCCAGTTGTCCTCTCCCAGTGGAACTGTGAACAGCACTAACTTCTTCCAGCTATGATGAGGGCCATGGAGTGGCCCGGAATATCCCCCATCAGGGAAGCTCACCTAAGCCTTGGTACCCAGGGTTTTGAATGGGGAACCAGTCATGCAAACAAGGCTGACCGCCTGTGAGTCTCACCAGAGGGTGGTTGAGCTGATACCATGTGGCCCAAAGTCTCCACCATAAATCACATTATTAGCATAAACTATCTGATATGGCTCAGAGCCCTGGTAAACAAAGACAGTCTAGTCAGGCAAAGTATTCCAAGGACTTAAAGATTACCTCCCAGGAGCAGAGGGCAAAGGCCAGACTTCTGTTTAGGTGAGGTTAATCCTTTACTACACAGACAAGAAAAAGTCCCAGAACTAAAGAGAGAAATAGGATTCAGATAAAGAGTGTAAAGAGGAAGGCAAAAAACTCATCCACAGACCCATCCTGCTACAATATCTGTGCCACAGGGATGACAAAAAGCCCTTCTGCCATTATAGGTAATGGAACCAGGCCACCCAAATGGCTCAACAATATGATTTTGAATCAGTCATTCTGGGCTAGAAACTGTCATTTAATCTAGtatgaagacagaaaaagattTCAAATATGCAAATGTTCTACAGTGGGCAGGTCTATGCAAAACTACCCCAGAAGTCCAAGAAAGCTGAGAGGCAGAAGAAGGAGGCTGATATATCTAGTTTCTCACAAAGAAATACTTAACAGGGACTTTTAAACAGAAGCCATGTCCCAGGAGGCCACCAGACAAGATGAAGTGGTTGATCCCTTCCAACAACCTGGAAGAAGGTTTATATATAATACCATAGAGAAGGAATGTGTTCCTTCACAATTCAAGTAGGCTCTTCAGGGAAAGGCAAGAAATCTCTGTGAATCTGCTCAAGGGAAGGATTTATGGTAACAGTagataaaaaagtaattttagacGGCTTCCTAGAGCAGGGATCAATCAGACATCAACATGACAGGGCGACGCtagttgctcagtgggtagggtgctggccacgtacactgaggctgttgggttcaaacctggcccaggccagctaagacaacagtgacaacagcaacaacaaaaaaatagctgggcattgtggcgggtgcctgtagtcccagctacttgggaggctgaggctagagaattacttaagcccaggagtttgatgttgctatgagctgtgacaccatggcactttgcccagggcaacagcttgagactgtgtctcacacaaaaaaaaaagaaagaaagaaatcaacagaTGAACATCCCAGATAGAATTGCTTTAGCCTCAACACTCAAGGATTCAAAACacttaactacaaaaaaaaagaaaaaaaaaaaacccacttacCTACCAAGCACTCTTTCTGCAAAGGGTACTTAGGGATATACTTCAGCAAAACTAGAATGGAATATGACTAAGAGGAAAATATAGGTCCCTCAAAAGAGAAGTGTGAAGGAGGGCAGCATGAATACATTGCTAGAGGACAGTCCTGCACCAACCCAGAGAATAGCTAGCATGTCCACAAGTGATTATTTAATAAACAGAATAGGAGTAAACTGCTGGATAATTTTGGCCAACGGTGAGTTTTTGTGGGTCACATGGGCTGTTTGAAGCTCTAAGAAAAACTAAGAGCTTCATACAGTGAAGTCAAGCTCGaaatatgagaaaacaaaaatgtggtATGACGTAAAAGTGTTTAGAACAGCCATTTAATGTTAATGCTTCACATAGCACTGGTttagtgaattaaaaataaatctccctgggtggtgcctatggctcaaaggagtagggcactcgccccatatgctggaggtggcgggttcaaactcagccctggccaaaaactgcaaaagataaaaaataaaataaaaataaataaatcttccttATGGCTCTACAGTGATTTGTATTTATATAACCTTAGTTTCATATACGTTCTATATCTTCACATTTAGACTCAGCCTATGCACAAAGCAATGAAGACTTAGAACTTTAGAAAGAAACCTtgacaatgtaataataataataataataataatatggtaGACAGGACACGGGCAGTGAAGTGGATGAAAAGACTAGAGGATAGGGCAGGTCAGTTAATATGGTGGGTCTGGCACAAATAATGCCTTATGTGTCTTAACAATCTGCAGGAAGAAAATTCTACAGAAGATACTATCGAAAGATCATATGCTTATATGAATCAAAATGGTAGggcttttttgtcttttcatgtttctccaccaatctttttttttttttttttgtagagacagagtctcactgtaccaccctcaggtagagtgccatgacgtcacacggctcatagcaacctctaactcttgggcttacacgattctcttgcctcagcctcccaagcagctgggactacaggcgcctgccacaacacccggctatttttttgttgcagtttggccggggctgggtttgaacccgccaccctcagcatatggggccggcgccctactcactaagccacaggcactgcccccttttttttttttttttttggccggggctgggtttgaacctgccacctccggcatatgggaccggcgccctactccttgagccacaggcgctgccgttttttttttttttttgagacagagtctcaacctgatGCCATgggttgagtactgtggcatcatagctcggagcaacctgaaactcttgggtgcaagcgatccttttgcctcagatttttctatttttagtagagacagggtcttgctcttgttcaggctggtctcgaactcgtgagttcaagaaatccacctgccttcagcctctcagagtgctaggattacaggcgtgagccaccgcaccgaGCCtagtataattatataaataaatatgaaacagagattgtggctcacgcctgtaatcctagcattctgggagaccgaggcaaatggatttcttgagcttacgggtttgagaccagcctgagcaagagcaagaccctgtctctactaaaaatagaaaatctgaggcaagaggatcacttgcacccgaGAGTTTTAGGTTGCCGTGTGccatgaggccatggcactctaccaaggacaagagcttgagagtctgtctcaaaaaacaaaaacaaacaaatatatatatatatatatgaaataatacttttaaaaaggcaTTACTTCTGTCAGACCCTATATATGGGTGCAGGTGTCAGGAAATTCAGGTAATAGACATTATTTAGAATTAAAAGATTACcaataaacattaaaacacattttttaatggttttaataaaataaaaaccaggtGGAAGGGTATAGAATATATGATAAaatccaggctgggtgcagtaggggtcacacttgtaatcccagtgctttgggaggcctcagcaggaagatctcttgagcccaagagttgaaggttatCAGTAGGCTGTTCTTCTgacactgaactccagcctgggcaaaaaagcAAGGTAggactccatttcttttttctttcaatttttttttttttttttaatgtaactcaGCAATTGCTCAAGGACCCTGATTCTTggctgggtgcctataatccttgcactctgggaggccaaggcaagtggattgcttgagctcaggaatttgagaccagcctgagaaagagggagacccagcctctactaaaaaaacagaaaacctagctgggtatcgtggtgggtgtctgtagccccagttacttgggaggttgaggcaggaggatcacttaagcccaggagtttgaggttgctatgagcaaccTCACAGCaatgtggccacggcactctacctagaacaacagagtgaggttctggctcaaaaaaaaaaaaaaaaaaaagagaaagagagagaaaagaaaaagaaaagaaaagagaaagataaaagaaagaaaagagaaaaatgttttcagacaGTCATTTCTTAAGGAGCTGGAGGAGGCTTGCTTTCCCCAATGGCTCATGTGTCCATGGATGAATATTATTTTTGCTGGAGTTAAAGAGTTTAGCATCAGCTCTATGATGTTGAACCTGTAACAGTGCAAAGGCTGGCTGGCGGTTCATGTTCACCTGAGTAAGTTATTAGGTGAGGGAGCTGCTGCTAGGGCATTCTGGGCGTGAGGTCCAGCACGCTTTTTTTAAGGCGCCAGTTCCCCAGCATGGCGGCGATTCTAGGTAGGCGATTCTAGTTACCTAGTCACCGTTACTACAACTGGGACATGAAGGCATGGAGGGATGGTGCTTGAAGGGGTCTCCCCTGCAAAAGATCTCTGACCCCTGCCTTTCCCCACAGTGTACCACTGGGTGGAGATGCGGGCCAAGATGCGCATCATGGGCTTCAATGCCGAGGCTGTCAAGCCACTGAATGAGGAGGCGGCCGCGGAGCTAGGCGCTGAGCTACTGGGAGAAGCCATCATCTTTACCACAGCCTGCAGCTGCCTGATGCTGGAGTACTGGCGCCACCAGAAGCAACATAAACGCAAGGAAAGGGAGCGGCGCGTCGCCCTCAGTGAGCTGCGGGACGAACTGGAGGACCTGGTGCTGGCACTTGAGGAGCTGCAGGAGCAGGTGCGCGTGGCGGCGCTGCAGCAGAGTGCCCTAGGGGAGCTGCGTGGGGAGATGCAGGAGGTGCGTGCGCAGATGCAGGAGGTGCGTGCCCAGCTCTGCACCCCGGGCCCTATGCCCGCGCCCCAGGATGCGCCCGAGCCGGAGGAGTAGGAGGCAGCGGGGCTGGTCTTGGACCTGACTGTTGTCTGGTCAGCGAAGTCGCTCACATGGCCTACTCCCCTCACTGTCCCATCCTGAACCGCCCGGCTGACACGACAAGGTCCTTTTGGGAATAGAAGGGACCATGGGCTGGAGCTGATCCAACCAGGCATTTGGTCACCTTCTTACTAACCTGCCCGCCCAGTGGTACCTTCCACTGGGACTACTTTGCACTGGTGGAAGGTTCCAGCAGGGAATCTCTCCCTCCTTCTAGTCTCCACTGACCCATTAGCTTAGCATTTAGGAAAGAAGGCGGTGTCTTACTGGACCCCACCTACTCACCACTAGGTGGACTGGCAGGCATTcctccagaaaaaacaaaattgggtTCTGCACATGATTTTTTGCCAACCTCTCATTCTGTCACTTACCCCACTCAACTAAGGAAGTGGACTTTTCCCCTGGGCTGGTCATCCACTGCATCCAACACCCCCTACCTCTTCTTCACCGGTACAAACCATcggaaagaaaaggcagaaagtgCCACTGAACTTCCCAACGCTGCCATCTCCCATCTACCTCACTCTAGGGTAAAGGGGGCTGGATGGATCTTGCACTGAATTAGCTCCAATGAGTCATCCCATGCTCCTGCATTTAATCCCCCTTTAGTGCCTTCAGTTGGGGTCCTTCCTTCTCTTAAGTGGAGCATTCCAACAGAAGCACCTGCTCTCTTTCTTTGGTCCATGGCACAATCCACTGGCCTGGCTGTCCTGGGTCCTCTCAGACTTGCGGTCCCTGGTCTCTCCCGACAGGACATGGCCTTTTGGGGAGGAAAGATTGGTCTTGACTAGGCCTAGTTCATTCTGGCTTCCCCTGTCAGTCCCTGTTTACCTGTCCCAAGTCCTAGACATACGACTGTTCTTTCTCACTTTCCCCATCAGCAGCTTCTCATAGACACCTACTTGTCCCTTGTCATAAGTCACTGTCACATCCCACCTTCCATCCACATCAGCTCCTCAGAGTACATAGGATCTCACTTCCTGCCTTTGGATTGGTCCCCAAGCCCCTTCAGCCCTCCTCCCTGCAAGGGCCTCCTACTGTGGGACTACCTGCCCCTCAGCCCTGAGGCTCCAACCTAACAGAGTATTTCACCAGGCTGTATTATATACCCAGCCCACCCAACTACCAAGGGATGTGACTTCTgagtgctatttttttcttaagactgtaactgttttataataaaaggagCTCTGGGTTAAAGaaatcatctttaaaatgtttccaagatcctagcactctgggaggccaaggcaggtagattgcctgacctcacaggttagagaccagtctgagtcagagTAAGATCTCATTTGTAAAAAagagccagatgttgtggcgggcacctgtagtccctgctgagaggctgaggcaagagaatcctttgaacccaagagtttgaggttgctgtgagcttacccaaaaaaaaaaaaaaagaaaaagtttctgagAACCCATCTGCAGAAGAGGTGAAGTGTCCTCAAAATTAGGAAAGAGTCTGGGAGAGTTCAGGTAGGCAGCAGTTATCCCGTAGCTCTTTTctaaatggagaaactgaggcccagagtaaGCAAATGGGCTTGCCCCAGGCCACAGTCAATGAGGGGGTACCCCTGGCCTCCTTCAGGGTGGTGAAGAGCAGGGTAAGAAGGGGTGAGGAAGCATGGTGGTGAAGGGTATGGGGAGGGACACTGACTGGAGGGGCCTTAAGGAACTGGAAGGAGTATTGGGTGTGTGGGTGGGAAGGGGGAAGACAAGAGGAATCTGAACCATGGGGGAGAGGGGTCTCAGCAGTCTTCCTGGAACCAAGACAGCAAGGATAGGGTACACCTCCATTCTCATAAGAATGGCCCTTCAAATCACTCACTCGAGAGATCTTATCATTTATAAAAACCGGCAGATTTATTCTTTAGGGGCCCATTTTCAAGAAGCTAAAGGTGAAGGTGAGAGAGGAGAAGTATGctccccttttcctctctccctcatcATTTTCCTCCAGGGGTTAAAAATGGCTTGGACCCCCAAACTTacccaaataaaaaaaacccaaaaaactgaGGTTTCAAAAACTTACAGCATCTCAATCTCTCATAGAAAAGGGGAAGGAGCTAGAGGGAAGGTAAGTCCCTGGGGTGGGAGGTATCCCCAGCCTGGTGGGACATCCCCTGTTTAAACAGCTGCCCCAAATGGGGCAAGCCTAGGGCTATAGCATTTAAAAATTCCCACATCCCATTTTAtcaaaaccaaagagaaaaaaaaaactttcccttCCCCCCCaaacctaaatatatatatatttttttctttaaaaaacaaaaatttgaaggcATTAAGCGTTAAAGTGAATCAAGAACAAGGGAATGTGaaattccctccttcctttcccctcactGTGGGGTTAACTGGTACATCCCCAGCAGAGGAACCGGCCCCAAGGGGATGGCAGAGGGGAAGGGCCAAAGAGAGCAAAGGgttggggcttccccagccaatCAGCAGCCAGTATGGGTGTGGGCAGGGTGCCACGGAAGCCACACACCCCCCTTGGAATTTTCCAAGTGGGTTAGGAAATGGGGGAGATGCATTCCTTGTAATCTTCAGCCAATTCCAAGTCAAATAGAGGCAGGGAAAGCAAGGTGACAGGTGGGGtgtgcagaaaggagaaatgggtCTTCCAGATTCCTGTGGTCAAGGAGAACCCCGCTTTCTCAGCTCCTGGACAAAggctggaaggaaagaaagggcagaGGTTAGCCAGAGTctcttcccccttcctttccAAGGGAGGGATAGGATTCCTccaaaagaaatgtttaagaacaaaacccaggctgggcacagtggctcatgcctgtaatcctagcattctgggaggataaaggagggtggattgcctgaagtcAAGAATTCAAGATCAAACTAaccaagggcaagaccccatctctactaaatatagaaaaactagctgagcattgtggtgggtgcctgtagtcccagctacttgggaggctgaggcaagagaatctcttgagtccaggagttagaggttgctgtgagctatgatgccaccacggcactctagccaaggcgacagaataagactctgtctcaaaagataggtgaataaatacataaacaaaaataacaacaaaaaagaataaaaaccaaacCACCTTACCTTCAATTATTTCCTCTTTCACTTTCTGTAATTCCTTCCTCACCTCTTCCAGAAGCTCCTGAAAACAGTAAGTATAGCCAATCAAGTACCTGGACTTATAGAAACAAATCCCCCTTTTCTCATTGACTGAAAGGCCTCCAGCAGGTTTGAGATCCACCCCTATCCCCACACCACCACATGTTGTCAAGGTCACAGAGTGACTAGAGGGGAGAATTCTGGATCCTTGGAGCTGTAAGAAAAGTACTGGAAAATGTCCAGTACTAGGGCTGGCAAACACATTCTGGTTTCCTGCCAACTCCACTTGGTGATAGATGGCTGGTGTTGGTGTGCTGAATGGATTCAAGGTACTCATGGGGGAATGAGTGCTCTGGTTGATTAGTAAGGTCTGTCACAGGCACTGGGAAAGGTGTGTCTGGTCCAATCTCTCCATTTCTCAGACTAGAAAATGGaggttttgggtggcgcctgtggctcagtgagtagggcgccagccccatataccgagggtggcaggatgGAACCGGGCCCTGgacaaacttcaacaaaaaatagccgagcattgtggcagg is a genomic window containing:
- the OPA3 gene encoding optic atrophy 3 protein isoform X1, with the protein product MVVGAFPMAKLFYLGIRQVSKPLANRIKEAARRSEFFKTYICLPPAQLYHWVEMRAKMRIMGFNAEAVKPLNEEAAAELGAELLGEAIIFTTACSCLMLEYWRHQKQHKRKERERRVALSELRDELEDLVLALEELQEQVRVAALQQSALGELRGEMQEVRAQMQEVRAQLCTPGPMPAPQDAPEPEE